The following DNA comes from Sphingopyxis sp. BSN-002.
GCTGCGCAGTTCGCCGGTCTCGACCGCGCTCGCGATCGCCTCCGCGATCGCGACATATTTGGCGCCGCGGCTGCGCGTCAGATCGGGAACCCAGCTGTCAGGCATCGGCGTCGGCTATCTCTCCCTTGGCGCGCGCGTTCAGCTTGGCCCACAGCGCGTCGGTCCCGGCTTCCTGCGCCTTGTTCACATATTGCGACGCGACGAGCCAGCCCTTGATCGGGTGAAGCACCAGCAGGCACGGCACGACCATCAGCGGCGCCGACACGATCAGGTGCATCCACCACGGCGGGTTGAACGCGACCTCGAACCACACGACGAGGAACAGCAGCGGAAAGGCGATGAAGCAGAGCGAGAAGAAGGCCGGACCGTCGTCGGGCGCCGCGAAATCATAATCGAGCCCGCAATGCGGGCAGCGGTCCTGCACCTTCAGCCAGCGCCGGAACATCTTGCCCTCGCCGCAGCGCGGGCACAGCCCATGGAGCCCCGTGCGATAAATCCAGAGCCATTTTTCGCGGCCTTCCAATTCGCCAGTCATCGACTCACATCCCGTATGTCCATACACAATACCATACATAATGTCGGGCATGACAAATGTCCAGAGGCCCACTAATCCGGGAGCATGAGCGACGATAAAATCTACATCAGCGCCAATGATCTCCTCGCGGACTCGCTGCGGCTGGGGATGCAGGTCGTCGATAGCGGCTTCAAACCGACCCACCTCGTCGGCATCTGGCGCGGAGGCGCGCCGGTCGGGATCGCGGTCCAGGAACTGCTCGACTATCACGGCCACCACTGCGACCACATCGCGATCCGGACCTCCTCCTACAAAGGCATCGACGATCAGGATCCGCATGTCCGGGTATTCGCGCTCGGCTACCTCATCGACACGCTGAACCCCGAGGACCGGCTGCTCATCATCGACGATGTCTTCGACAGCGGCCGCAGCATCCGTGCCTTCATCGCCGAGCTCAGGGCGCGCTGCCGCAACAACATGCCGCGCGACATCCGCATCGCGACCGTCTGGTTCAAGCCGCGCCGCAACGTCACCGACCTGCACCCCGATTATTTCGTCCACGAAACCGACCGGTGGCTGATCTTCCCGCACGAGATCGACGGGCTGACGATCGAGGAAATCCGCCGCCACAAGCCCGAGGCGGCCATCATCCTGCGCGAGGAGCAAGCGCCCAATGACTGACGGGTTCGCTTCGCGCGACGAACGCGCCGCCTTCATCGCCGGCCTGCCAAAGGCCGAGCTTCATCTCCACATCGAAGGCTCGCTGGAGCCCGAACTGATGTTCGAGCTCGCCCAACGCAACAACGTCGCGATCCCCTTCGCCAGCGTCGAGGAAGTGCGCGCCGCCTACGCCTTCTCGAACCTGCAGGATTTCCTCGACATCTATTATCAGGGGATGGGCGTCCTCCATAGCGAGCAGGATTTCTACGACCTCACCGCCGCCTATTGCGCACGCGCGCATGCCGACGCGGTGCGGCACATCGAAATCTTCTTCGATCCGCAGGGCCATACCGAGCGCGGCGTTGTCTTCGCCACAGTGATCGACGGAATCACCCGCGCGCTCGACGATGCCGAAGCCGGCTACGGCATGACCTCGAAGCTCATCATGTGCTTCCTCCGGCACCTCAGCGAAGCCGACGCCGAAGCGACCCTCGACGCGGCGCTGCCGTACCTCGATCGCATCGACGGCGTCGGCCTCGATTCCTCCGAAGTCGGCCATCCGCCGTCGAAATTCGAATGCGTCTTCGCGCGCGCCAAGGGGCTCGGCCTCAAGATCGTCGCGCATGCCGGCGAGGAAGGCCCGCCCGCCTATGTCCATGAAGCGCTCGATCTGCTGAAGGTCGACCGCATCGACCATGGCAATCGCAGCCTTGAGGATGGCGCGCTGGTGCGACGCCTTGCCGACGAAGGCATGACGCTCACCGTCTGTCCGCTCTCGAACCTGAAGCTGTGCGTCGTCGACGACATCGCCGACCATCCGCTCAAGACGATGCTGGGCGCGGGTCTCCGCGCCACGGTGAACAGCGACGACCCCAGCTATTTCGGCGGCTATGTGAATGCCAATTATCAGGCGGTCGCCGATGCGCTCGACCTGTCGAAGGCCGATCTGGTCACCCTCGCACGCAACAGCTTTACGGGGTCCTTCCTGAGCGACGCCGACAAGGCGAAGCATCTCGCGGCGATCGACGCCTACAGCTGAGTCTCGGCGGGGACGAGAAACTTCAACCCCCGCAATCTGACGACCGCGCCGCCCGCGCAGACCGGTTCCGCGATCAGCCGCATCCAGCGCCGTTCGCCCTGCATCGGCCGGATTTCGGCATCGAGCGTAAAGCCGCGTCGGTGCCGGATCGCATAGGCGCGCAATTTCTCCATCGCGGCCCGCGACCCCTCGCAATACATTCCCGCCGCCTCGTCACGCGATATCGGTGCGCCGTCGGGAAGGCCGAAGATATGATAGACTTCACTCGACCAGCTCAGCCGGTTGTCGGCAAGCTCGCACGACCATTCGCCGATCCTGTGCGCGCCGCGCGATCCGGTCGCGATCTCGGCGTCGAGCGAGTAATCGAGCAACTGCCCCAGCGCGAAATGGCGCTCGCGTTCGTACAGCGGCCAGCTGTGATGGATCGGCAGGGGATAAAGCTGTCTCATATTCCCGATCTTGCGCTCCGCCCGTGCTTGTCGTCGGCCGACTAACAAGATGTAAGCGCGATCGCCAAGGCAATTGCGCAGTCGCATGCCGAATCTAGCGCGGATGCCGTTTCGCGAGCGCGATCCCGGCCAGATTCTGTGCCCTCCCGATATACCGGATGCGTGGTAGAGGGCCGTCTCCGACCAGTTCGCGCAACGCTGCCACATGCTTCGCCGCCGCGCCCCGCGCCGGCGCCTTGCCGCTCGCCTGCGCCACCACCGCTACAGCATCGCCGAGCAGCACGAAATCGGTCAGCCCGCGGTCGCGCGCCAACCGCAGCGCCGCGATCAGCGCCAGCCATTCGGCATCGAGGCTGCTGCCTTCGCCGAGGTCACGGTCGATCGTCTCGACGCCGCCGACGACCACCGCGATTTCCATCGACCCGGGGTTCGGCCGGCAGCCACCGTCGAAATAGATTTTGGTCCGGCGGGCGGTCATCCGCCCGCCATAGACCCGATCAGAATTTTCCGCGTACCGATAATGCGAAGATCGGTCCGATCAGCCGGTTGCGCTTCTCGACGAAGGCAATCGGGCTCTGTCCGCGAATGCCCTCATAGACCGTGCGGTCCCGCTTCGAGCGTGCATTCAGGAAATTGCCCAGCGTTGCGCGAACGGTCAGCCCGAACACATCCTTGTTCTCGATGAAGGCGTCGGCGAAGATGGGGCCTTCCCACACCTTGTCGCTCTGGTTGCGGCGGTAATTCGGCTGATAGTGGCCGTAGTTCGAATTGATCCCCCACGCCCAGTCGCTCCCCTGGATATCGTGGCGCAGGTTGAGCTCGATCACCGTGTCGGTAAATCCGCTCCACTGGCGCTTTTCGCCGGTGAAGGGATCGCGCAGCGAGCTCTTCTGGAACAGCACGCGCGTGTCGATCTTCACACCCTTCAGCCCCGCAGGGTCGAGGTTGATCGTCGAGGTCCAGTCGATCGCCCCCGCCTTCGCCTTGGCGATATTGCCGACCGCCTCGCCATCCTCGCCAATCGGGATCACGTCGACGCGGTCCTCGACGTCGCGATAGATGAGGTTGATCTTGGTCGATCCCCATGCGCCGAACTTCTTGTTGATCTCGGCCTCATAGGTCCAGTCCTGCTGCGGACGCAGATCATTGTTGCTCTGGTTCTCGTTGCCGTCGTTGAGGAAGGCGCGCGCAAGGAAGTCATAGAAGGAAAGCTGCAGCACGCGGCGGCGCAGCTTGACCGAGACGTCGAAATCGTCCGACGGCGTCCAGGCGAGCGAGATCGACCCTTTCGGCCGGAAGAAGGTGCGCGTCAGCCCGTTGACCCCGGTCTGCGTGATCGTCGAATGCTCGGCGCCCGCGATGATCTGGAAATTGAGCTTGTCGGTCAGCTTGCGCCCGAAACTCAAGAGGCCTTCGTAACGGTCCTCGCTCACCCCGCCGGTGCCGCCCTCGAACGGCTGGTCGACCCACGCGCCCGAGGGATCCAGGACCGCGATCGACGCGACATTGTCGAGCGTGTTGAACGCCGCCTCGCCCGACAGCTGCCAGTCGCCGCCGAACATCTTCCACTGATATTCGCCGCGCGCGATCGTCTCGCCGAGGTCGCCGACCTGCTGGAAGCGGTCGCCGGTCGCGACACCGCCGTCCGGGGTCGTCACGATCTCCTGCTTGTACGGCTCGTGGCTGAAACGGCGCAGCCCGATCAGCTTCAGCTTTCCGGGGCCGGCCTTGAACTGATAGTCGCCCGAAACCTCGTAATTCCAGCTGTCGGCATTTTCGTACACGGTGCGGATGCGGTCGGGCGTGCCGGGGCTCATCCGCACGCCATCCTCATAATAGCGGTCGTATTTGCGCTGATATTGCCCGCCCAGGTTTGCGACCGTGTCGCCCGGCGGATCCCAGGTGATGCGCCCCGACAGCTTCGGCGTGTCGTAATGCGTGTTCCAGATATCGCGGCGGCGCTCGATGATGTCGCCCGTACCGTCATAGATCAGGGTCGGCCCGCCTGCGCCGCTACGCGCCGAATCGTCGTTGCTCAGTGCCGCCTCATATTCGATCTGCCCCGCGCGCCCGCGCATCGACACGTCGCCGCGTGTGAACAGCGGATCGGTGTAATGCGCCCGGAACTGCGGCTTCCACGAAAATTGTCCCGAAAAGCTGTCGGCGCGATAGACGATGTTCGCCACCTGCCCCGACAGGCCAGGGATATCGAGCGTCGCGCCATCGACGATTTCGATCCGCTCGACATTCTCTGCCGGGATACGCGACAGCTGGGTGTACATGTCGTCGGCCTTGTTCGACGGCCGTTCGCCGTTGAACAGGACGTTGCCCGTCGCCTGCCCCAGCCCGCGCAGATTCTCGTTGTCGCGGATCGCGAAGCCCGGAACCTGCGTCAGCATGTCATAGGCGTTCTTCGGCGCGTAGCGTGTGAAGTCGGCGGGGGTATAGACCTGCCGGGCCGTACTGGTTGCGGTCGCCGGCACCTCGCTTGCGGCGGGCGGCGGCGTGTCGCCGGTCGGCGCCGGCGTATCCTGCGCCGCGACCGGCATGGTGGAGAGCGCGGCGGCGACCGCCGCGAGGCTTGCGACAAATTTCACTGACCACTCCCCCGCGCGCGATTGATCGCCTGCGCATATTCGGGCGAAACGCCCATTGCCTTCATCCCGACGACGTCATCGGCGCTGAGTTTCCGGTATCCCGCTGCCGCAAGCCCGCGCACATAGGCGCCGTCGACGTCGAGCGCCTTGCACGCGATCGCATCGTCGACATCGGTCAGTATCAGCGCCTCGGACTTCAGGTCGCGGACATAGGCGGGCGTGACCTTCAGCGCCGCGGCGGCAATCAGATCGTCATCGTCCTTCGGCTTGACGCCCTCGGCGGTCAGCCCGTCGGCAAGCTCGATCGTCGCATCGACCAGCAGCATCGCGAGCAGATCGTCACGATCCTCCGGTGCCAGTCCGCGCGAGGCCAGCGCGCGTTCGAATTCGGGATCCGCGGTAAAGCGGCAGCTCCCCGCCCCGTCATAAGCGCCCTTCAGCGACCCGTTACAGGCAAGCGTCCCCGATGCATGGACGATCGTGAAGGACACCGGGCCCGTCGCACCGCGCAGCACCGCCTCGGTGCCCGCAAGTTCGCGGCGCGATCCGTCGATCGACACGTCGCTGTTCGAGCGCTTGCGGCTGACGCGCAGGTGGGGCTTGCCCTTGCCGGTCGCCGGCGTCGCTTTCCATTCGATATCGCTCAGGACCAGCTGGTCGGCGGCGGTGCTCGGGACCGAGCAGGCGATAACCGACAGCAGCACGGCGCCGGCGGCAAAATAAATGGCTTTCATGGTGCACTCCTCCCATGCGTGCGCCAGACGAGCGTCATCGCTCGCCGCCGCAGCGACATTTCAAAATCAGGGTTCGATCAACGGGTGACGGGTTTGGACGAATGTCCGGGCGTCGGACGCTCGCCCGTCAGGTGCCGGGGGGTGCCGGCGGTGCCGGCGGCC
Coding sequences within:
- a CDS encoding adenosine deaminase; protein product: MTDGFASRDERAAFIAGLPKAELHLHIEGSLEPELMFELAQRNNVAIPFASVEEVRAAYAFSNLQDFLDIYYQGMGVLHSEQDFYDLTAAYCARAHADAVRHIEIFFDPQGHTERGVVFATVIDGITRALDDAEAGYGMTSKLIMCFLRHLSEADAEATLDAALPYLDRIDGVGLDSSEVGHPPSKFECVFARAKGLGLKIVAHAGEEGPPAYVHEALDLLKVDRIDHGNRSLEDGALVRRLADEGMTLTVCPLSNLKLCVVDDIADHPLKTMLGAGLRATVNSDDPSYFGGYVNANYQAVADALDLSKADLVTLARNSFTGSFLSDADKAKHLAAIDAYS
- a CDS encoding TonB-dependent receptor plug domain-containing protein, translated to MKFVASLAAVAAALSTMPVAAQDTPAPTGDTPPPAASEVPATATSTARQVYTPADFTRYAPKNAYDMLTQVPGFAIRDNENLRGLGQATGNVLFNGERPSNKADDMYTQLSRIPAENVERIEIVDGATLDIPGLSGQVANIVYRADSFSGQFSWKPQFRAHYTDPLFTRGDVSMRGRAGQIEYEAALSNDDSARSGAGGPTLIYDGTGDIIERRRDIWNTHYDTPKLSGRITWDPPGDTVANLGGQYQRKYDRYYEDGVRMSPGTPDRIRTVYENADSWNYEVSGDYQFKAGPGKLKLIGLRRFSHEPYKQEIVTTPDGGVATGDRFQQVGDLGETIARGEYQWKMFGGDWQLSGEAAFNTLDNVASIAVLDPSGAWVDQPFEGGTGGVSEDRYEGLLSFGRKLTDKLNFQIIAGAEHSTITQTGVNGLTRTFFRPKGSISLAWTPSDDFDVSVKLRRRVLQLSFYDFLARAFLNDGNENQSNNDLRPQQDWTYEAEINKKFGAWGSTKINLIYRDVEDRVDVIPIGEDGEAVGNIAKAKAGAIDWTSTINLDPAGLKGVKIDTRVLFQKSSLRDPFTGEKRQWSGFTDTVIELNLRHDIQGSDWAWGINSNYGHYQPNYRRNQSDKVWEGPIFADAFIENKDVFGLTVRATLGNFLNARSKRDRTVYEGIRGQSPIAFVEKRNRLIGPIFALSVRGKF
- a CDS encoding phosphoribosyltransferase family protein, translated to MSDDKIYISANDLLADSLRLGMQVVDSGFKPTHLVGIWRGGAPVGIAVQELLDYHGHHCDHIAIRTSSYKGIDDQDPHVRVFALGYLIDTLNPEDRLLIIDDVFDSGRSIRAFIAELRARCRNNMPRDIRIATVWFKPRRNVTDLHPDYFVHETDRWLIFPHEIDGLTIEEIRRHKPEAAIILREEQAPND
- a CDS encoding reverse transcriptase-like protein, with translation MTARRTKIYFDGGCRPNPGSMEIAVVVGGVETIDRDLGEGSSLDAEWLALIAALRLARDRGLTDFVLLGDAVAVVAQASGKAPARGAAAKHVAALRELVGDGPLPRIRYIGRAQNLAGIALAKRHPR
- a CDS encoding DUF983 domain-containing protein, producing MTGELEGREKWLWIYRTGLHGLCPRCGEGKMFRRWLKVQDRCPHCGLDYDFAAPDDGPAFFSLCFIAFPLLFLVVWFEVAFNPPWWMHLIVSAPLMVVPCLLVLHPIKGWLVASQYVNKAQEAGTDALWAKLNARAKGEIADADA